In the genome of bacterium, one region contains:
- a CDS encoding tetratricopeptide repeat protein has product MTAGAIAAGESQTNASPEAVIATATEAIGRDPGNARNYYTRGKAYRRLGRLGLALADINKAIGIDPKQSEWYADRSGLYLGLSAEDMYLGSTNSHFHQDKSDLALADINKAIELDSRNPRVYVQRGLIQATYGKFEQGQADYQKAIELAPTNSRSYRDRSQFYGLWSAQAMMSGDCDRAQVTDKLAEADMNRAVELAPGDIDTLLFRAEFYSSRNWERALADYRKVIALDPSSAFPHRRLATMYSVRGENSLALAEFNKAVEVEPGKSMSYCERGGYYSRQGKHELALADLNKAIEIDPKSGMAYAERAKLKAMQGQYDSALGDWTTAATLVPDSKYYQRERDKCELRAKGKQSLTKGKP; this is encoded by the coding sequence ATGACTGCGGGTGCCATCGCCGCTGGAGAGTCTCAGACCAACGCATCACCGGAGGCTGTCATTGCCACGGCGACCGAGGCAATTGGACGTGATCCCGGCAACGCACGGAACTATTACACCCGGGGGAAGGCCTACAGGAGACTGGGTAGGCTGGGTTTGGCGTTGGCCGACATCAACAAGGCCATCGGGATTGACCCGAAGCAGTCAGAGTGGTACGCGGATAGAAGCGGCCTGTACCTAGGGTTGAGTGCTGAAGACATGTATCTTGGAAGCACGAACAGCCATTTTCACCAGGACAAGAGCGATCTGGCGTTGGCCGACATCAACAAGGCCATTGAACTTGATTCGCGGAATCCCCGCGTGTATGTGCAGAGGGGCCTCATTCAAGCTACGTATGGTAAATTTGAACAGGGACAGGCTGACTACCAGAAGGCCATTGAATTGGCTCCCACAAATTCACGTTCCTATCGAGACAGGTCACAATTCTACGGTCTCTGGAGTGCTCAGGCCATGATGTCAGGCGACTGTGATCGAGCACAAGTTACTGACAAGTTGGCCGAAGCCGACATGAACAGGGCTGTAGAACTTGCCCCAGGCGATATTGACACCCTGCTTTTCCGTGCCGAGTTCTATTCCTCAAGGAACTGGGAGCGGGCACTGGCCGATTACAGGAAGGTCATCGCTCTTGATCCATCATCGGCATTTCCCCACCGCAGACTGGCTACCATGTATTCAGTACGGGGCGAGAACTCACTTGCCCTTGCCGAGTTCAACAAGGCAGTCGAGGTCGAGCCAGGGAAGTCGATGTCCTACTGCGAGCGAGGCGGTTACTACTCCCGCCAAGGCAAACATGAGTTGGCCCTTGCCGACCTGAACAAGGCGATAGAAATCGACCCCAAGAGCGGGATGGCCTACGCAGAACGGGCCAAGCTCAAGGCTATGCAAGGCCAATATGACAGTGCTCTGGGGGATTGGACAACTGCTGCAACCCTTGTCCCAGATAGCAAGTACTATCAGCGGGAGAGGGATAAATGTGAGTTAAGGGCAAAAGGAAAGCAGTCGTTGACCAAGGGGAAACCATGA
- the lepB gene encoding signal peptidase I yields the protein MTRETPPPMPVDDTPLTRTPNLLTTVVVAAIALLVYLSAAMFIKPFKSPAWSMSPTIRPHDRFYIEKLTYMFHDPQRGDIIVFRTDGIPTPGVIKSTYYFKRVAGIPGDRIGIVPPNLIVNGQPLKEPAIFATISSCRGGYGGFSPADPVTPGALLTSPTNEVFLGEGEFYVLGDNTRNSWDSRYWGPVPRKNIVGRVIAIYWPLNRLQTVTSNGPTLPSILPGESMTN from the coding sequence ATGACACGCGAAACCCCACCCCCTATGCCGGTTGATGACACCCCCCTGACAAGAACGCCTAACCTACTCACCACTGTGGTGGTCGCAGCAATCGCGTTGTTGGTCTACCTGTCAGCGGCTATGTTCATCAAGCCATTCAAGAGCCCCGCCTGGAGCATGAGTCCGACAATACGGCCCCATGACCGCTTCTACATCGAGAAACTGACCTATATGTTTCATGATCCGCAACGGGGTGACATTATCGTGTTCAGGACAGATGGTATTCCAACCCCTGGAGTAATAAAGTCCACCTACTATTTCAAGCGGGTTGCCGGGATACCGGGTGACAGGATCGGGATCGTTCCGCCCAATCTCATCGTCAATGGCCAACCACTCAAGGAGCCTGCCATATTTGCCACAATCTCTTCATGCCGGGGCGGGTATGGAGGGTTTTCCCCTGCGGATCCCGTCACCCCGGGGGCTCTCCTGACTTCGCCGACCAATGAGGTTTTCCTTGGCGAAGGGGAGTTCTATGTCCTGGGTGACAACACGAGAAACAGCTGGGATAGCCGATACTGGGGGCCTGTACCCCGAAAGAACATCGTCGGTCGTGTAATCGCTATTTATTGGCCGCTTAACAGGCTCCAAACCGTGACCAGTAATGGCCCCACTCTACCATCTATCCTGCCTGGAGAATCCATGACGAATTAA